ATAGACCTCAAAGGTATAAAAGCACAAAGGTATATTAATAATAAAATTAAACGTAACTTTAAAAAAATAATATTGTGTTTACTATTTTTTTATGTTTATACTTGGCGGTCGAAAATATACATAGGAATCATACAGGAGAATAAAATGAGAAAAATCGTTAGTGGAATCGTTCTTATAGCATCAACCGTCTTGTTCGCGCAAGCGACATTTAATAACCATAGTGTATTTCATAAAGCACAGGGAGATACTAACCAATGGAATTCGAACTCTGGCCCAAGGGGAGTTTGGAGTGGATCAGATTTGGATAAAGATGGGCGTCCTGAGATATGGGTGACTGATTATGCCAATGGTGGTAAGGTTCACGCCTTTGAATGGTATTATGGTGATACATTGGTTCATGTATGGTCTTCACCCAATTCAAACTCTGCATATTCTTCTGGAACACGTTGGATACAAACGGGTGATTTAGATGGAGATGGTCTTGGTGAAGTTGTTTTCTTTTCTGGCCGATATAATAATTCCGATACTACTGCAGGCCTCCATGTTTATGAATGGGATGGAACGACGGACAATGGTTACAGCACCCATTGGTTTAGAAACCTTCATACTGTTTTTGCAGATACAATGAGCGAAGTCCGAGTTGAGCATTTTACAATTAATGATATTGATGGGGACGGTACACAGGAATTGATATGGGCCAACAATGGTCCCTCTAATCCTGCCTACGGCACAACTGCCACAACCCATTCAGCTTTTTCTGGAGATAGATTCGTCATTTCTTCCGTAAGCGGTGATATTGGTGTTTTACCTCAATTAGTTGAAGAATATTCAATGTCACCTCGAGACGTAGATAAAGATGGTGTTCGGGAAAATGCTTTAGGCGGTGGAAGCCCTCAGGGTGTTGTCGTTGCCGATCTGGATGGTGACGGCAAAAAAGAAGCCGTTTGTTTCTCTTGGAATAATTTAGCAGTATTTGTGATTGAAGCAACAGGTGCTGATACATATACCCTTGGAGATACATCTTACGTAAAACTTGCTGATAAGGATGATTGGACTCTTGCACCAACAGTTGCTG
This genomic stretch from Candidatus Neomarinimicrobiota bacterium harbors:
- a CDS encoding T9SS type A sorting domain-containing protein gives rise to the protein MRKIVSGIVLIASTVLFAQATFNNHSVFHKAQGDTNQWNSNSGPRGVWSGSDLDKDGRPEIWVTDYANGGKVHAFEWYYGDTLVHVWSSPNSNSAYSSGTRWIQTGDLDGDGLGEVVFFSGRYNNSDTTAGLHVYEWDGTTDNGYSTHWFRNLHTVFADTMSEVRVEHFTINDIDGDGTQELIWANNGPSNPAYGTTATTHSAFSGDRFVISSVSGDIGVLPQLVEEYSMSPRDVDKDGVRENALGGGSPQGVVVADLDGDGKKEAVCFSWNNLAVFVIEATGADTYTLGDTSYVKLADKDDWTLAPTVADANKDGKDEVYVGGFYDKQYFIVADTDGDANKLAASETAVLDSAYGYAYGGSASNNAFGEPAIFFGYGKGMTKFEYTGTGSVLDTSNWSRADFGVDSLQTGGPNKLFAGANLDRDSFGEVILAYQGVSDSLYAGTDSAKANPNRIFLRVMEYSGKSTDLSVKDIVLITPDDFKLNSNYPNPFNPSTTIEYTLPIASNISITIYNVVGQEVASLLQMQDKAAGTYHVTWNGMDNNGNKVASGTYFYSMRFGNFTKTKQMTFMK